One Aegilops tauschii subsp. strangulata cultivar AL8/78 chromosome 7, Aet v6.0, whole genome shotgun sequence genomic window carries:
- the LOC141027592 gene encoding uncharacterized protein, producing the protein MSDDPAAWARRYRHRSRSWSRVYESRKKSKGSKIHVDSCFAPKDGFEVVHQFTPDQRAAVVDIGLGGMLNVDNFTHMDREFSWELLLNTDVERSALKISDGVYVTFNVIGIHNILGTPVEGEIEIDNRYVAPTVDQIHKIRAMLDLEDVPLYLTPADLRWALKKPCQTPFSEEDKVRTQALYFDSVDCSAFVAPDLSVRPRIRFFTAGNLSKLILGNTIPGSIPKKYGVMKPRMVPTQNLPWDTTQMRRKIAEAKAFIDRSLREHSLASTERNRKFSQRLAELNSRAICFVNNNMRMEIEKHMENERVMTRRHMEALIKYVEGTSRTEAINPGQFIPTTGVLHPVVIRPEPVLLSPPECEHLQHAGMGSSLMLPGEADVNQMAVPVLSSMPIRMSMGSFGQFYLNGGLASVSRPDEIMGFVHLGKRKERDFDEGGEVIIYQGRRDSDPPKEMNLLSRFGGIGDGDSGSSSSVPCTQHGRSPFSIPGFTYEFVSLAVANQGWENMTQCSRDVLDSAWFDHPGPPHIIMYGNEFYANFHQPGGLDDKGFEVINMLMTEHDGRWHKNFDRSRFRHPLPPYFAILVPMKGGNGYHVMYIFDMMKKIVHVMDPKRAQYNILELKRRHTGCMDRLLFALCKCIETFFDGWHVREDEFTRKAHHMMHEPSSSNDSTFYNIHCMWWFDGEYMQKEIWQDQLTPFRQQLMRMVLTLPGNRALPPQDVVEPEV; encoded by the exons GGGTAGCAAGATCCATGTTGATAGTTGTTTCGCTCCAAAAGATGGGTTTGAAGTAGTACATCAGTTTACGCCCGACCAGAGAGCAGCCGTAGTGGATATCGGGCTCGGGGGGATGCTAAACGTAGACAACTTCACGCACATGGACCGTGAATTTTCATGGGAATTGCTGCTGAACACCGATGTCGAGCGCTCTGCTCTAAAGATATCGGATGGTGTCTACGTCACTTTCAACGTGATTGGCATTCACAACATCTTAGGCACCCCTGTCGAGGGAGAGATTGAGATAGACAACAGATATGTTGCACCCACTGTAGACCAAATCCATAAGATTAGGGCCATGCTAGATTTAGAAGATGTCCCTTTGTACCTGACGCCCGCTGACTTGAGGTGGGCTCTCAAGAAACCATGTCAAACTCCCTTTTCCGAGGAAGACAAAGTCAGGACCCAG GCTCTTTACTTTGACTCAGTTGACTGCTCTGCGTTTGTCGCGCCAGATCTTTCTGTGCGTCCAAGAATAAGGTTTTTCACTGCTGGCAACCTCTCCAAACTTATACTTGGGAACACCATCCCTGGCTCCATTCCAAAGAAGTACGGGGTGATGAAG CCTAGGATGGTGCCAACTCAAAACCTCCCGTGGGACACGACGCAGATGAGGCGAAAAATCGCGGAG GCTAAAGCTTTCATAGACAGGTCGCTGCGTGAGCATTCACTGGCTAGTACAGAACGCAACAGGAAGTTTTCCCAGAGGCTGGCTGAACTAAACAGCAGGGCTATATGCTTTGTGAACAATAACATGCGCATGGAGATTGAAAAGCACATGGAAAATGAAAGGGTCATGACGAGAAGGCACATGGAAGCTTTAATTAAGTACGTAGAGGGGACGAGCCGAACTGAAGCAATAAATCCTGGCCAATTCATTCCTACAACGGGCGTTCTCCATCCTG TTGTCATTCGTCCTGAACCAGTGCTTCTCTCGCCCCCCGAGTGTGAGCACCTTCAGCATGCGGGTATGG GTTCGTCCTTGATGCTACCCGGGGAGGCGGACGTAAACCAGATGGCCGTCCCGGTGCTGTCAAGCATGCCAATTCGTATGTCCATGGGGTCTTTTGGACAGTTTTATCTAAATGGGGGCCTAGCTAGTGTGTCACGCCCTGATGAAATCATGGGATTTGTGCACCTTGGGAAGAGAAAGGAAAGAGACTTCGATGAGGGGGGTGAGGTTATTATTTACCAGGGCAGAC GTGACTCTGACCCTCCCAAAGAAATGAATTTGTTGTCAAGATTTGGAGGCATTGGTGATGGGGACTCTGGCAGCAGCAGCTCCGTGCCATGCACACAACACGGGAGATCTCCATTCAGCATACCTGGTTTCACTTACGAGTTTGTCTCACTGGCAGTCGCCAACCAAGGATGGGAAAACATGACTCAGTGCTCACGAGATGTTTTGGACAG TGCATGGTTTGATCACCCTGGGCCGCCGCACATCATTATGTATGGAAATGAGTTTTATGCAAACTTTCACCAGCCGGGGGGGCTTGATGACAAGGGGTTTGAGGTTATAAACATGCTTATGACGGAGCATGATGGAAGGTGGCACAAAAACTTCGACAGGAGCCGTTTCCGTCACCCTTTGCCGCCGTACTTTGCG ATACTGGTTCCTATGAAGGGTGGGAATGGCTACCACGTGATGTATATCTTTGACATGATGAAGAAGATTGTTCATGTGATGGATCCTAAGAGGGCGCAGTACAACATTCTTGAGTTGAAAAGGAGGCATACCGGATGCATGGACAGGCTCCTGTTCGCTCTGTGCAAGTGCATAGAGACATTTTTCGATGGGTGGCACGTTAGAGAGGATGAATTCACAAGGAAAGCACACCACATGATGCATGAGCCATCCTCAAG CAATGACTCCACCTTCTACAACATTCACTGCATGTGGTGGTTTGATGGTGAATACATGCAGAAAGAGATTTGGCAG GACCAGCTGACTCCGTTCAGGCAGCAACTCATGAGGATGGTTCTCACCCTGCCCGGAAACAGGGCACTGCCTCCACAGGATGTGGTGGAACCTGAAGTGTGA